One window from the genome of Hemiscyllium ocellatum isolate sHemOce1 chromosome 28, sHemOce1.pat.X.cur, whole genome shotgun sequence encodes:
- the LOC132829210 gene encoding insulin gene enhancer protein ISL-1-like, which produces MSAFMMQQTNRKTTVTCLPLKAMQMTGEDTTSVCFGCSKHITDPYILRVYPNLEWHAACLKCVECNQYLNETCTCFFREGKTYCKTDYFKKFSVRCTQCQAGLLPSDLVFRIRGLIYHQQCFRCVACNRRLLPGEECRLQFDGPYCIEDGWLPDPSLIQQDPVRAVRDDGSLYLSGQLMFACPPVLRAPTHSDKITRVRTVLNEQQLLTLRTCYAANPRPDALMKQQLMEMTGLSSRVIRVWFQNKRCKDKKKSTIPKHMDQCDRNKTDIQGLVGTLMIATSPLPPKVDLQCSSVEVQRYWPPWEDLSDLTLQVFLEEDHATFAVVVLKYHLLVLNLLTQQTVKNLNHQTSDIAYFQPYVNSSLKEQLDGLQI; this is translated from the exons ATGAGTGCATTTATGATGCAGCAAACAAACAGGAAAACCACAGTTACTTGTCTTCCATTGAAAGCCATGCAGATGACGG GGGAAGACACAACATCTGTATGTTTTGGCTGCAGTAAACATATTACTGACCCATATATTCTAAGAGTCTATCCCAACTTGGAGTGGCATGCAGCCTGCCTCAAGTGTGTTGAGTGCAACCAATATCTCAATGAAACCTGCACCTgcttctttagagaaggaaagaCTTACTGCAAGACTGACTATTTCAA AAAATTTTCTGTGAGGTGCACTCAGTGTCAAGCTGGATTGCTACCTTCAGATCTAGTTTTCCGAATTCGAGGCCTCATCTACCACCAACAATGTTTCCGTTGTGTAGCCTGCAATCGACGACTTCTACCTGGAGAAGAGTGTAGACTGCAATTTGATGGACCCTATTGCATTGAGGATGGCTGGCTTCCAGATCCCAGCTTGATTCAACAGGATCCTGTGAGAGCCGTACGAGATGATGGAAGCCTGTATCTATCAGGTCAGTTGATGTTT GCCTGCCCGCCAGTCCTGCGGGCACCAACCCACTCAGATAAGATAACCCGTGTGCGGACGGTACTGAATGAGCAGCAGCTGCTCACATTACGGACCTGCTATGCTGCAAACCCCCGACCGGATGCACTCATGAAGCAACAGCTGATGGAGATGACAGGGCTCAGCTCAAGGGTTATCAGGGTCTGGTTTCAAAATAAACGGtgcaaagacaaaaaaaagagcACAATACCGAAGCACATGGACCAGTGTGATAGGAATAAAACA gATATTCAGGGGTTAGTTGGAACTCTGATGATCGCTACCAGTCCATTACCACCGAAAGTCGATTTGCAGTGCAGCTCTGTTGAGGTGCAGAGATACTGGCCACCATGGGAAGACCTTAGTGACCTGACACTACAG GTTTTTCTGGAAGAAGATCACGCTACATTTGCAGTAGTAGTGTTGAAGTATCATCTCTTAGTACTCAACCTTctgacacaacaaacagtgaagAATCTCAACCATCAGACCTCTGATATCGCCTATTTCCAGCCATATGTCAACTCATCACTGAAAGAACAACTGGATGGACTTCAAATTTGA